From a single bacterium genomic region:
- a CDS encoding HEAT repeat domain-containing protein — MESDSVFPGPGKVKHVRSITKDSSPASATARGFDVPKAAARSLGQIGNTEAVAALTKIAVGGPTSARIVALEWLAKLRGKKAIPVLVNCLTDVSADVRRAARTRVAEVGSEAVGYIVPLMQHERWFVRASAAHLLGQLGGDKVVPLLVPALGDRYKTVRDSAEEALRSIGTASAKRVILQRTTPSPVGGVDNLAKRARRGSRRAIDELIAAAASPGHPEQDAAIESLGTLDDIRAIHTLVGLLPDQSWATRRAACEALARIGKPATAALLGALNDSNSYTRFGAARALGLGGCKSAERPLIELLRDPDEYVQGAAVMALGVLRSSRAVPHLLNVAKGD, encoded by the coding sequence ATGGAAAGTGATTCGGTTTTTCCCGGTCCAGGGAAAGTCAAACATGTGCGGAGCATCACGAAAGACTCCTCGCCCGCAAGCGCGACTGCGCGTGGCTTCGATGTACCAAAGGCAGCAGCACGCTCATTGGGTCAGATCGGTAACACAGAGGCTGTCGCTGCTCTAACAAAGATAGCTGTAGGCGGCCCGACCTCAGCCCGAATCGTAGCACTTGAATGGCTGGCCAAGTTGCGCGGCAAGAAGGCTATTCCAGTTCTGGTCAACTGCCTTACTGACGTCAGCGCGGATGTCCGCAGAGCTGCTCGCACAAGGGTCGCTGAGGTCGGGTCAGAAGCTGTGGGCTACATAGTTCCGCTCATGCAACATGAGAGGTGGTTCGTGCGCGCTTCTGCGGCGCACCTGCTAGGTCAGCTAGGCGGAGACAAGGTAGTCCCGCTGCTGGTGCCGGCCCTCGGCGACAGATACAAGACAGTGCGGGACTCTGCCGAAGAGGCCCTGCGCTCCATTGGCACGGCTTCAGCCAAGAGAGTCATTCTTCAACGGACGACCCCGAGCCCCGTGGGCGGCGTCGACAACTTAGCCAAACGTGCCAGACGCGGCTCGCGTCGGGCGATCGATGAACTAATAGCGGCAGCGGCCTCTCCGGGTCACCCCGAACAGGATGCAGCGATAGAATCACTAGGCACCTTGGATGACATTCGGGCAATCCACACTCTCGTGGGGCTCCTCCCCGACCAGTCATGGGCCACACGCAGAGCTGCTTGCGAAGCGCTGGCACGAATTGGCAAACCAGCGACCGCAGCGTTGCTTGGAGCCCTGAACGACTCAAACAGCTACACCAGATTCGGTGCCGCTCGCGCCCTAGGTCTGGGTGGGTGCAAGTCAGCGGAGCGGCCACTGATCGAGCTTCTGCGTGACCCTGACGAGTACGTGCAAGGGGCGGCCGTGATGGCGCTTGGTGTGCTGCGCTCTAGCAGAGCCGTACCTCATTTGCTGAACGTCGCAAAGGGTGACTAG